The sequence TGGGACTCTTGGTCCCACCCTTCTGCTCTTATTTCTTTCGTCTTCATACGGTCGATTTGttgcatatataaatatttatttagttagtTTGCACTACTAACCATTTAATGCTAGCTAGCTAGTTAGTTATGGGAgactcttcttcatcttcttgtcCTGCTTCATACATTCATATGGTAATATTATAgctttaaattatttcttattataagACCATCGTTTTGTTTTGACAAGTTTTCTACGAATTAATTGATATAGGTGCAGCATCTGATCGAGAAGTGTTTGATCTTTCACATGACCAAGGAAGAATGCATGGAAGCTctctctaaacatgcaaatattAATCCTATTATAACATCCACCGGTATGATCTTTACTCTCTATAAAGAGCTTAAACCAAAGAGCATGCACACGTGCAAGATCACAGTGTTCCTTGGCGTGTGCGAAATTCGGGAAATATGGATATGATCatcaagatattatatatatttgaataatatataCCTAGTCATGTCTCCCACAAGATAGCTAGCTCATGCTAGCTTTCTGATTTACAaaccctattttaatttttgaatttgatcaatTGGAATTTTATTGAGAATTTATCAAACAATGTTAGCTGCCAAGTAAGCTCCTTTTGATCGTGACGCACTTTGAAAGATATAGCAACTAATTGTTGAGTCTTTCCCCGCCGGTTCACgttagtaaaattgatttttcataTGAAATATTTGAGAGCCAAGGTTTCCATTTGAAATCATTAGTTGAGTTATAATTTGGTTTTGCGAACTTATAATCTTCAATTCCTTGCTTCAAATACGAAGGAATCCTAAACGTCAAGTGACTTGCATGTTATATTAATGAGATATACAACGAGTTCAAAATCCTTATAGCTAATTtgatataaacaaataaaatcacgGTGCTAccaaaaacaattttcaatGACAAAATCATTtacgatttttaaaattttgtcacTAGTTCTTTTGCGACACCAGtattaatagtataaaacaattttttaactaaattttgtTACTAATCCATTAGTTTCTCGTAGTGTCGGCATTTGTCTAATATCATATAGAAACCATACGTcagtttttttttgaaagaaactaTATTACCATTTACACTTAACTTAAGATCAGGAACGCCGAGGATTCAGACAGAGAAACCATCCAACTTGTGAAAATAACCTTTCAGTGTATCCATaatgtattaaataatatatttcttatCTATATTTGTTTTGTATGTTATTAAACTATTTgacaatgtaacaaaaaaaatactaataaagaaGCCTTTtaatttgtgatatttttttaatgcttcAAATTAGAAATTAGACATAATGGTTTGATGCAAGTTTTAAACTGGCCGCCGCATCTGggtacaccaaaaaaaaaaaaattaatgagatGCTAGCTTACCTTAGATGATAACttctttgtttaaattattttgtgtgaAACTAAAAGAGATGGACAAATTAAGAAGATAATAGGTAGGATATATAGTTAGTGTCTAACTTCAAGGactcaataaaaaatttgaattttcaattttcagtaTGTGTTTCCTCATCATGCTTCCCAAACAAAACATGATTGTATATTATGCTTCATATCGGATATATAGCTTCCACTACCAACCTACCAACCAAAACAGAAGCATGCACGTGCATATGTTGAAAGCATACGATGATTTTATGAAACATGAATATAATACGTATGGATACGTGCTTCAGTGTGGAAGGAGCTAGAGAAGGAAAACAAGGAATTCTTTGAGGCTTACATGAAGTCGAAGGCTAAAGACGACAGAATGTCTCAGGAAGAGACAAATCAGATAATACAGAAGATGATCTCAGAGTCAGATTCCTCTAAAAGATGACTAAACAGCTATATAGCAAATAACACAATGCCATGTCAGCTATGTAATTTTATCTCAGATAGTATATAATTAGTATCAGTATGCATGCATATTATCACATATATGTGTGTATGGGATTAAAACCACACGTCTTTTGTGGTTGTGACTTAGTTTGGTTGTACCCAACAACAGGAATATATATTgtctcatttaaaatatttacatgcatggctgcatattttgtgaaaataagAGACGTAGATATACAAAGActatagttttgtaatttcatgatTGTTTTTTTCTAAAGGACACCTATTTCATATGGTTTGTACCGATAATTCTATATCTTAATTAACTTTTGTTATATCAGGACTTGTTTACTTCAGATTTTAACATTTAATATCTGTCATGaccataaacatattttatgcatgaatatatcATATGTTACACTTCAGATCTTAATTAGCTTTTCTGTCGATCCCAATCATTTCActctaattcttttttattacacTACATTAATATATCATATGTTACACTTATATgcctttcttttatcttttttggtcTCTCTAGtgttaaataatattgaagtgtTCATGGATTATTTTCCATCTCTTATTTCTATATGTTTACTATTGTG comes from Glycine soja cultivar W05 chromosome 20, ASM419377v2, whole genome shotgun sequence and encodes:
- the LOC114401347 gene encoding uncharacterized protein LOC114401347: MGDSSSSSCPASYIHMVQHLIEKCLIFHMTKEECMEALSKHANINPIITSTVWKELEKENKEFFEAYMKSKAKDDRMSQEETNQIIQKMISESDSSKR